The following coding sequences are from one SAR86 cluster bacterium window:
- the glmS gene encoding glutamine--fructose-6-phosphate transaminase (isomerizing), with protein sequence MCGIIAAATDRSVGKLLIKGLYKMEYRGYDSAGIAMHVDDQVAHLRTLGKVKLLEERMKLEKPKGKIGIAHTRWATHGEPSELNAHPHQSNDRVFIVHNGIIENYLSLKEELTKEGYTFYSKTDSELIAHLLDRNLKINNSLVEAVQGLKDKLDGAYAIAALDQNEPDNLVLARNRSPLVIGLGKKENFAASDPLALAELTNKFLIMEDGDVAKVAPDLVEVFDAKNQLVNREQLTIDIKAEAASKGDFKHYMEKEIFEQPQAVLNTLDGRIGGEDVLENIFGEGSSELLAKVKRVQVVACGTSLHAGRVAANWFSAIAGLPTQMDYASEYRYKNPYIDEDTLLVTISQSGETADTLAALRYANDKGYLGSLAICNVPTSSLARESDFLLLTNAGPEIGVASTKAFTTQLTALMLLTLSLAKATGKNPRLRGRIIKALRSLPEKISEALALKSEILEIAPEIANKNNALFLGRGIFYPIAKEGALKLKEISYIHAEAYPAGELKHGPLALIDEEMPVIAIAPEHELAEKLVSNLEEVKARGGALYVFGNAKERLGLTSGKYINMPDCDFLLTPILYSIPLQILSYEVALLRGTDIDQPRNLAKSVTVE encoded by the coding sequence ATGTGTGGAATCATAGCAGCAGCAACGGATAGAAGTGTCGGTAAGCTTCTAATTAAGGGCCTCTATAAAATGGAATATAGAGGTTACGATTCTGCAGGAATAGCGATGCATGTTGATGATCAAGTAGCGCACCTAAGAACCTTAGGTAAGGTTAAACTCTTGGAAGAGAGAATGAAGCTAGAAAAGCCTAAAGGAAAAATAGGCATTGCTCATACCCGTTGGGCAACCCATGGGGAGCCTTCTGAATTAAATGCGCACCCTCACCAATCCAATGACAGAGTTTTTATCGTTCACAACGGTATTATTGAAAACTATTTATCACTTAAAGAAGAACTCACCAAAGAAGGATATACCTTCTATTCAAAGACTGATTCAGAATTAATTGCTCATTTGTTGGATCGAAATTTAAAAATAAACAATTCATTAGTTGAAGCGGTGCAAGGCTTAAAAGATAAGCTTGACGGTGCCTATGCAATTGCCGCGCTAGATCAAAATGAACCAGACAATTTAGTTCTAGCCAGGAACAGATCACCATTAGTAATAGGGCTCGGCAAAAAAGAGAATTTTGCAGCTTCTGATCCTTTAGCACTAGCAGAACTAACTAATAAATTTTTGATCATGGAAGATGGCGATGTAGCCAAAGTTGCACCTGACTTAGTAGAAGTTTTTGATGCAAAAAATCAATTAGTCAATAGAGAACAATTGACAATTGATATCAAAGCAGAAGCTGCCTCAAAGGGTGATTTTAAACACTACATGGAAAAAGAAATTTTTGAGCAACCACAAGCAGTACTAAATACTTTGGATGGAAGAATAGGCGGAGAGGATGTTTTAGAGAATATTTTCGGAGAGGGCTCTTCGGAATTATTAGCCAAGGTCAAAAGAGTCCAAGTTGTAGCTTGTGGCACAAGTTTGCATGCGGGCAGAGTCGCGGCAAATTGGTTTTCGGCAATTGCAGGGCTGCCAACGCAAATGGATTACGCCAGCGAGTACCGATATAAAAATCCTTACATCGATGAAGATACTTTGTTGGTAACAATCTCACAATCGGGCGAGACCGCCGATACTCTAGCTGCCTTGAGATATGCAAACGACAAAGGCTATCTTGGATCTTTAGCAATCTGTAACGTGCCAACCAGTTCTCTTGCTAGAGAATCTGATTTTCTTTTGTTGACAAACGCTGGTCCGGAAATAGGGGTGGCTTCAACCAAAGCTTTCACCACTCAGCTAACGGCTTTAATGCTCTTGACCTTGTCTCTAGCAAAAGCTACCGGAAAAAATCCTCGCTTGCGAGGTCGAATTATCAAAGCACTGAGATCTTTGCCAGAAAAAATTTCTGAAGCTCTCGCGTTAAAATCAGAAATTTTAGAAATTGCTCCAGAAATTGCGAATAAGAATAATGCTTTATTTTTAGGCAGAGGAATCTTTTACCCTATCGCCAAAGAGGGCGCGTTAAAGCTTAAAGAAATTTCATACATTCACGCAGAGGCTTATCCTGCCGGAGAATTGAAACACGGTCCTTTGGCGTTAATTGACGAAGAGATGCCAGTAATAGCTATTGCCCCAGAACATGAATTGGCTGAAAAATTAGTCTCTAACCTTGAAGAAGTCAAAGCGAGAGGAGGAGCCCTTTATGTTTTTGGTAATGCTAAAGAAAGATTGGGTTTAACTTCCGGAAAATACATTAATATGCCAGACTGCGATTTTTTACTTACTCCGATTTTGTATTCGATTCCTCTACAAATCTTATCCTATGAAGTAGCTTTGCTAAGAGGCACAGACATTGACCAGCCAAGAAATTTAGCAAAGTCAGTCACCGTGGAGTAG